The proteins below come from a single Vibrio diazotrophicus genomic window:
- a CDS encoding nitrilase family protein, whose protein sequence is MKDVRVASVQFNHKANDKIYNLSVIKHYVEKAALLDVKIIVFPEMCVTGYWHVSKLSRSEIQTLSERVPQGETCQALLVMSAKHKISIGAGLIEIDDAGNLYNTYTMAMPDGRLKKHRKLHTFVSKHMASGSEYTVFDTPHGCRVGILICWDNNLVENARITALKGADILVAPHQTGGCNSRSPNAMGLIDTQLWYDRKQNPDAIRKEMQGQKGREWLMRWLPSRAHDNGMFLIFSNGVGVDMDEVRTGNAMILNPYGQIIAETDCVEDDMVIADLKAHELDMCTGRRWIRGRRPELYQPLTAKGSELSPFDARFSEEKID, encoded by the coding sequence ATGAAAGACGTGCGTGTTGCCTCAGTCCAGTTCAATCATAAAGCTAATGACAAAATCTACAATCTCTCAGTCATTAAGCACTATGTAGAAAAAGCCGCACTATTAGATGTGAAAATTATAGTGTTTCCCGAAATGTGCGTAACTGGATATTGGCATGTATCAAAACTCAGTAGGTCGGAGATTCAAACCCTCTCTGAGCGTGTTCCCCAGGGAGAGACATGTCAGGCTTTATTAGTTATGTCCGCTAAGCACAAAATCAGTATTGGTGCGGGTTTAATTGAAATAGACGATGCAGGTAACCTCTACAATACCTACACAATGGCGATGCCTGATGGCCGACTAAAGAAGCATCGAAAACTTCATACATTTGTCAGCAAACACATGGCAAGTGGTAGTGAATATACCGTTTTTGACACACCACATGGATGCCGTGTAGGTATACTTATCTGTTGGGATAATAACCTAGTCGAAAATGCCAGAATCACCGCTTTGAAAGGCGCAGATATCCTCGTTGCACCTCATCAAACCGGTGGCTGTAATTCCCGCAGTCCTAACGCCATGGGACTCATTGACACCCAATTATGGTATGACCGTAAACAAAACCCTGACGCCATACGTAAAGAAATGCAAGGACAGAAAGGACGTGAATGGTTAATGCGCTGGCTACCGTCACGTGCTCATGACAACGGGATGTTTCTAATATTCAGTAATGGCGTCGGTGTCGATATGGATGAAGTCAGGACAGGTAACGCCATGATCCTTAATCCATATGGACAAATCATAGCTGAAACAGATTGCGTCGAAGACGATATGGTCATCGCCGACCTCAAAGCACACGAGTTAGATATGTGTACAGGGCGACGTTGGATTCGTGGCCGCAGACCAGAACTCTATCAACCGCTCACGGCCAAAGGTAGTGAACTGTCACCTTTTGATGCTAGATTTTCAGAAGAAAAAATAGATTAG
- a CDS encoding LysR family transcriptional regulator: MDFDQLRTFCQLATDGNYRVASEHLCITQSALTKKIQRLEAHTGLVLFERGRQGACLTQAGLTLLPEAQRMVDNFNAFQALTHLVAEGTTGTLKIGFGISSYHLAPHYIAQFKQAFPNIHIVLNDMPSQLQTGSLLRGELHLGFNRLPAIPPLKGIKFSSDHLVVAVHRSQLIDESELWNSLRHLDYLRLTPERGLGLAKQIEKLLIEQNQTLHPAQEADDILTLLALVSANIGFTIVPASVENIANESVRFIPLPSSSAIWDVGLIWNEDLGNSARDSFIKFIVKEKLEELKRL; the protein is encoded by the coding sequence ATGGATTTCGATCAATTACGCACTTTTTGCCAGTTAGCTACAGATGGTAACTACCGAGTAGCATCTGAACATCTTTGCATCACGCAGTCGGCTTTAACCAAAAAGATTCAGCGTCTCGAAGCGCATACCGGATTGGTTCTTTTTGAGAGAGGAAGACAAGGTGCTTGTTTGACTCAGGCTGGTCTGACGCTTCTGCCCGAAGCACAACGTATGGTGGATAACTTTAATGCCTTTCAGGCTCTAACTCATTTGGTGGCTGAGGGAACGACGGGAACCCTTAAAATAGGCTTTGGGATATCTTCCTATCATCTTGCTCCACACTATATCGCTCAGTTTAAACAGGCGTTTCCGAATATTCATATTGTGCTCAATGACATGCCATCACAGCTACAAACTGGATCCTTATTACGCGGAGAACTTCACCTTGGCTTTAACCGACTACCAGCCATTCCTCCACTTAAAGGTATAAAGTTTTCCTCAGATCATTTAGTAGTCGCAGTTCATCGTAGCCAATTGATTGACGAAAGCGAGCTTTGGAATTCATTACGTCATTTAGATTACTTAAGACTCACACCAGAACGTGGGTTAGGGTTAGCCAAACAGATAGAAAAGTTACTGATAGAGCAAAATCAAACATTACATCCAGCACAGGAAGCTGATGATATTCTGACACTTCTAGCACTAGTTTCAGCAAATATAGGCTTTACCATTGTTCCTGCCAGTGTTGAAAATATAGCCAATGAAAGTGTTCGTTTTATTCCATTACCTAGTTCAAGTGCTATATGGGATGTTGGTTTAATTTGGAACGAGGACTTGGGTAATTCTGCTAGAGATAGTTTCATAAAATTCATTGTGAAAGAGAAGCTGGAAGAATTAAAAAGGTTATAA
- a CDS encoding YajD family HNH nuclease, whose amino-acid sequence MSSDHYGASANYARKEAGYREKALKLYPWVCGRCAREFVYSNLRELTVHHKDHDHTNNPEDGSNWELLCLYCHDHEHSKYLEHELYGSEIKPGEDEHKGATYNPFADLAKMMKK is encoded by the coding sequence ATGTCATCAGACCATTACGGAGCCAGTGCCAATTACGCACGTAAAGAAGCAGGCTATAGAGAAAAAGCTCTAAAACTCTATCCCTGGGTATGCGGAAGGTGTGCTAGAGAGTTTGTATATTCAAATCTGCGTGAATTAACGGTTCACCACAAAGATCATGATCATACGAATAACCCCGAGGATGGCAGCAATTGGGAGCTATTGTGTCTCTACTGCCACGATCATGAGCATAGTAAATACCTAGAACATGAACTTTATGGTAGTGAGATAAAACCAGGTGAAGATGAACACAAAGGGGCGACGTACAATCCATTTGCTGATTTAGCAAAGATGATGAAGAAGTGA
- a CDS encoding DUF4019 domain-containing protein — MVNQELIKKLRSGKFWSQEHLALIAGIGLRTVQRAENEGKCSLESQKAIAAAFELDVADLSVESNSTVLGINDSKRDAAISWLEIVDSGEYALSWSKAAPVFQERISSSKWIRMLTQIRTPLGKVISRSVKRASEHNSLPGVADGQYLVINFAASFGKKSSAIETVMLQKIASEWRVSGYFIN; from the coding sequence ATGGTAAATCAAGAACTAATCAAAAAACTTCGTTCAGGAAAATTCTGGTCTCAGGAACATCTGGCACTCATTGCAGGTATCGGTCTTCGCACAGTTCAAAGAGCGGAAAATGAAGGTAAGTGTTCGTTGGAATCACAGAAAGCTATTGCAGCTGCTTTTGAACTAGATGTTGCTGATCTAAGTGTTGAATCAAATTCAACGGTTTTAGGTATAAATGATAGTAAAAGAGATGCGGCTATATCATGGTTAGAGATTGTTGATTCAGGTGAATATGCCTTGAGTTGGAGTAAAGCTGCGCCTGTGTTTCAAGAAAGGATTTCAAGTTCCAAATGGATAAGAATGCTTACTCAAATACGCACACCTTTAGGCAAAGTTATTTCTCGCTCAGTTAAAAGAGCTTCTGAACACAATTCTCTTCCTGGGGTTGCTGATGGTCAGTATCTTGTTATCAATTTCGCAGCAAGTTTTGGGAAAAAAAGCTCGGCTATAGAAACTGTGATGTTGCAGAAAATAGCCAGTGAATGGCGAGTTTCAGGGTATTTCATCAATTAA
- the acnA gene encoding aconitate hydratase AcnA, protein MIPTNEKSWCQTYLRSLDVKGIEYRYWSLRKLAQDYQVSLSNIPFTKRLLIENVMRQSSDLKESSRIIEALFVKKSTFDSESSSNSSEFNFYPSRVLMQDYTGIPALVDLAAIRDAVAQGGGDPCHVTPKCPVDLVIDHSLIVDQSGSESSIHTNRKHEMARNRERYTFLKWAQKNFRNLTVIPPGKGICHQVNLEYLSQVVRVNENGVLTPDTVIGTDSHTTMVNGLGVLGWGVGGIEAEAVMLGQPLNIAVPRVVGVRLDGQLRPGVTATDLVLTITERLRSHGVVGKFVEYFGCGVAHLSVPDRATLANMAPEYGATCGFFPIDENTITYLTLTNRPSSLVDRVRAYAQEQALWLDTNSPSPEYDETVVVNLSDIVTSIAGPKRPQDRLNISAIKQVTLDHCSIEGASKLDRLDSYKHLNHGDVVIAAITSCTNTSNPAVMLTAGLVAMAAVEKGLTVPSYVKTSLAPGSLAVARYLNDTGLQHYLDLLGFHRVGYGCTTCIGNSGPLKNNLETEIVENNLNVSAVLSGNRNFEGRIHPSVSLNWLASPPLVVAFALAGTTCIDLENEPIAINGNNEPVFLRDLWPSQSTLNEMLNQVHENHFRLSYNDITEGNEEWEQLSMKDSPCYPWDENSTYIQRPPFLEVPSPTFPIESARVLAILGDSITTDHISPAGLISENSPAGQYLLSKNVPSGEFNSYGSRRGNHHIMVRGTFSNSRLENKIASPTIGGFTRCHGDTKLNDCNMSTTEKASPVIPIFDASRRSIELQVPLVIFAGKEYGSGSSRDWAAKGCLLLNVKAVVAESFERIHRSNLVGMGVLPLQLTRPDELDSLTLEGNETVFIAPNEPIKPLLDLNIIVVTAQGSELTIPVIARIDNYKELEYFNSGGILQYVLKQLKANIPKMS, encoded by the coding sequence ATGATACCTACCAACGAAAAATCATGGTGCCAAACATATCTAAGATCACTGGATGTAAAAGGTATTGAATATAGATACTGGTCGTTAAGAAAACTTGCCCAAGATTATCAAGTAAGCCTGTCCAACATTCCCTTTACTAAGCGCCTGCTTATTGAAAATGTAATGCGTCAATCCTCTGACTTAAAAGAATCATCTCGAATTATTGAAGCTTTATTTGTTAAAAAATCGACGTTCGATTCCGAGAGCAGCAGTAACTCATCAGAATTTAATTTCTATCCCAGCAGAGTGCTAATGCAAGACTATACCGGCATACCTGCTTTGGTCGATCTTGCCGCGATAAGAGATGCTGTAGCTCAAGGGGGCGGAGACCCGTGCCATGTAACACCTAAGTGCCCGGTAGATCTAGTCATAGACCACTCGTTAATTGTTGACCAGTCAGGTTCAGAATCCTCAATACATACGAATCGTAAACATGAAATGGCTCGAAATAGAGAGCGCTATACATTCCTTAAGTGGGCACAAAAAAACTTCCGTAACTTGACCGTTATACCGCCAGGTAAGGGCATATGCCATCAAGTGAATCTGGAGTATCTATCTCAAGTGGTTCGTGTAAACGAAAATGGAGTGTTAACACCAGATACTGTTATAGGAACTGACAGCCACACGACTATGGTTAACGGGTTGGGTGTGTTGGGTTGGGGAGTGGGAGGTATAGAAGCCGAAGCTGTAATGCTGGGTCAACCGCTCAATATTGCCGTCCCACGTGTTGTCGGCGTGCGTCTTGATGGGCAATTGCGTCCCGGCGTTACAGCTACTGATCTGGTTTTAACGATTACAGAAAGATTGAGGTCCCACGGAGTGGTCGGTAAGTTCGTAGAGTACTTTGGTTGTGGCGTAGCTCATTTATCTGTGCCCGACCGTGCTACTCTAGCCAATATGGCCCCTGAGTATGGCGCCACATGTGGATTTTTCCCGATTGACGAAAACACGATTACCTATTTAACTCTTACAAACCGCCCCTCTTCATTAGTTGATAGAGTTCGTGCTTATGCTCAAGAGCAAGCACTATGGTTGGATACAAACAGCCCTTCACCGGAATATGATGAAACTGTTGTGGTGAATTTATCTGATATTGTCACTTCAATAGCAGGTCCCAAACGACCGCAAGATAGACTTAACATCAGTGCAATTAAGCAAGTGACTCTTGATCATTGTTCTATTGAAGGTGCCTCAAAGTTAGACCGCTTAGACTCATATAAGCACTTAAACCATGGCGATGTCGTCATTGCAGCTATCACATCATGCACTAACACATCGAACCCTGCTGTTATGCTTACTGCTGGTCTGGTTGCTATGGCAGCAGTTGAAAAAGGGTTGACCGTTCCTAGTTATGTCAAAACTTCTCTCGCACCCGGGTCATTAGCTGTCGCTCGATATCTCAACGATACTGGTTTACAACACTACCTAGACCTATTGGGATTTCATCGCGTTGGATACGGCTGCACAACATGCATTGGTAACTCTGGCCCACTGAAGAATAATCTTGAAACCGAGATCGTAGAAAACAACCTGAACGTATCGGCAGTATTATCAGGCAATCGGAACTTTGAAGGCCGAATTCACCCATCCGTTAGCCTAAACTGGCTTGCCTCACCACCATTAGTCGTCGCATTTGCGCTAGCGGGTACAACCTGTATTGACTTAGAAAACGAACCAATTGCTATCAATGGTAACAATGAACCTGTATTTCTAAGAGATCTTTGGCCAAGCCAATCCACGCTAAATGAAATGCTGAATCAAGTACATGAGAACCACTTTAGATTGAGCTACAACGATATTACTGAAGGCAATGAAGAATGGGAACAATTGTCGATGAAAGATAGTCCCTGCTACCCGTGGGACGAAAACTCCACTTATATACAACGCCCACCATTTTTGGAAGTACCATCACCAACTTTTCCTATTGAATCAGCGCGTGTATTAGCAATTTTGGGAGATTCGATTACAACCGATCATATTTCACCAGCGGGTCTCATTTCAGAAAATAGTCCGGCGGGTCAATATTTGCTTTCAAAAAACGTCCCATCAGGGGAGTTCAATAGCTATGGTTCACGCCGAGGAAATCATCACATTATGGTTCGTGGGACTTTTTCAAATTCACGTTTGGAGAACAAAATTGCCTCCCCGACTATAGGCGGTTTCACGAGATGTCACGGCGATACCAAACTTAATGACTGTAACATGTCGACCACTGAGAAAGCGTCCCCAGTTATTCCTATTTTCGACGCGAGCAGGAGATCAATTGAACTTCAAGTTCCTTTGGTAATATTTGCTGGCAAAGAGTATGGATCAGGTTCTAGTCGAGATTGGGCGGCAAAAGGATGTTTGTTATTGAATGTAAAAGCGGTAGTCGCGGAATCGTTTGAACGGATTCATCGCAGTAATTTAGTCGGTATGGGCGTGCTGCCTCTTCAACTGACTCGACCAGATGAATTGGATTCACTGACTCTAGAGGGTAATGAGACCGTATTTATCGCCCCGAATGAACCTATAAAGCCCTTATTAGACTTGAATATTATCGTGGTAACCGCTCAAGGTTCCGAACTCACCATTCCAGTTATTGCACGTATAGATAATTACAAGGAGCTAGAGTATTTCAATTCAGGAGGTATTCTTCAGTATGTTCTGAAGCAGCTGAAAGCGAATATACCTAAAATGTCATAG
- a CDS encoding IS481-like element ISVvu4 family transposase, whose translation MLHTSNPIIKHKAGLLNLAEELGNVSRACKVMGVSRDTFYRYQELVETGGIDALINRSRRAPNLKNRVDSETEQAVIKYAIDFPAHGQVRTSNELRKLGVFISPSGVRSIWLRNDLENFKKRLIALEKQVAENGIILTDEQVAALERKKHDDEACGEIETAHPGYLGSQDTFYVGNLKGVGRIYQQTFVDTYSKVAFAKLYTTKTPITAADILNDKVLPFFEAHELPMLRILTDRGTEYCGRVEQHDYQLYLAINDIDHTKTKAMSPQTNGICERFHKTILNEFYQVTFRKKLYGSIEELQKDLDEWMDYYNNHRTHQGKMCCGRTPIETLEDGKSIWAEKNLAQI comes from the coding sequence ATGCTTCATACTAGCAATCCAATTATCAAACACAAAGCGGGCCTTCTCAATCTTGCAGAAGAACTCGGTAATGTATCTAGAGCCTGTAAGGTTATGGGGGTATCAAGAGATACTTTCTACCGTTATCAAGAGTTGGTTGAGACGGGGGGTATTGATGCTCTGATTAACCGTAGCCGAAGAGCACCGAATTTGAAGAACCGTGTTGATAGTGAAACTGAGCAAGCCGTTATCAAATACGCCATCGACTTCCCAGCTCATGGACAAGTTAGAACGAGTAATGAATTACGTAAATTGGGAGTGTTTATCTCTCCAAGTGGCGTACGCTCAATCTGGCTTCGCAATGACCTAGAGAACTTCAAGAAACGTCTTATCGCACTGGAGAAACAGGTCGCAGAGAACGGTATTATCCTAACAGACGAGCAAGTTGCGGCTCTTGAGCGTAAGAAGCACGATGATGAGGCTTGTGGTGAGATAGAAACAGCGCATCCAGGTTATCTCGGCTCTCAAGACACATTCTATGTTGGCAACTTGAAAGGTGTTGGTCGCATCTATCAACAAACCTTCGTTGATACCTACAGTAAAGTCGCCTTTGCCAAGCTCTACACAACGAAAACACCAATCACCGCAGCGGATATATTGAATGATAAGGTTCTACCGTTCTTTGAGGCGCATGAACTGCCAATGCTGCGAATCTTGACTGACCGAGGCACTGAATACTGTGGTCGTGTTGAGCAGCACGATTACCAGCTCTACCTAGCCATTAATGATATCGACCACACGAAAACTAAAGCGATGTCACCACAAACAAATGGTATCTGCGAGCGCTTCCACAAGACCATATTGAATGAGTTCTACCAAGTGACATTCAGAAAGAAACTGTATGGTTCTATCGAAGAGTTGCAGAAAGATCTGGACGAATGGATGGACTACTACAACAATCACCGTACTCATCAAGGAAAAATGTGCTGTGGCAGAACGCCGATAGAAACATTAGAGGATGGGAAATCAATCTGGGCTGAAAAGAATCTAGCCCAGATATAA